In Scomber japonicus isolate fScoJap1 chromosome 19, fScoJap1.pri, whole genome shotgun sequence, a single genomic region encodes these proteins:
- the LOC128380797 gene encoding spindlin-1-like, producing MKSPPGHRDTADTGQAGVSANMMKKKNPHKKHKSSLGPTTKVLSQPRRNIVGCRIQHVWKEGGGHVIWKGTVLDQVPVNPSLYLIKYDGFDCVYGLELHKDERVQGLEVLPDRLTKSRLTDVNLADTMIGKAVEHMFETEEGPKEEWRGMVLARAPIMTTWFYITYEKDPVLYMYQLLDDYKEGDLRIMPDSNDSVPAEREPGEVVDSLVGKQVEYAKEDGGKRTGMVIHQVEAKPSVYFIKFDDDFLIYVYDLVKTS from the exons ATGAAGAGCCCTCCgggacacagagacacagctgatacag gGCAGGCAGGTGTTTCTGCAAatatgatgaagaaaaagaatCCCCATAA AAAACATAAGAGCAGTCTAGGTCCAACCACTAAAGTTCTGTCGCAGCCACGACGTAACATTGTCGGATGCAGGATCCAACATgtgtggaaagaaggaggaggacacGTGATCTGGAAAGGAACTGTGCTCGACCAG GTGCCAGTGAACCCATCTCTCTATCTGATAAAGTATGATGGGTTTGACTGTGTTTATGGTCTGGAGCTCCATAAAGATGAGCGGGTTCAGGGACTGGAGGTGCTCCCTGACAGACTGA CTAAATCCCGTCTGACAGACGTCAACCTAGCAGACACCATGATAGGTAAAGCAGTGGAGCACATGTTTGAGACGGAGGAAGGTCCgaaggaggagtggagggggaTGGTGCTGGCCCGGGCTCCCATCATGACCACCTGGTTTTACATTACGTACGAGAAAGACCCTGTCCTCTATATGTACCAGCTGCTGGATGACTACAAAGAAGGAGACCTCCGCATTATGCCTGACTCCA ATGACAGCGTCCCGGCAGAGAGGGAGCCTGGCGAAGTGGTGGACAGTCTGGTGGGTAAACAGGTCGAGTACGCCAAAGAGGACGGGGGCAAACGAACGGGCATGGTCATCCACCAGGTGGAGGCTAAGCCTTCCGTCTACTTTATCAAGTTTGACGACGACTTTCTCATTTATGTCTACGACCTGGTCAAAACTTCGTAA